Within Verrucomicrobiota bacterium, the genomic segment CCGCACCTCTCGCTCTTCCGACTTCACTGGACGGCCCTCCTCATCGACCAGCTGAGCGATGACGTGAACGCCGTCGCGCATGAGCTCAATTCCGACCGGACTGCCGGACGTCTCGATCGCATCACTTGCTGCGGCTGCTCTCGCTTCGAGTTTTCCCGCTTCGAACGGAACGGCCCACTTGAAGATCCGGTCAGGGAAATCCGAAAGCTTCTTGGAACCGAGCGATTGTCCATTGAGAAACAGTTCAACGTCGTCGGAATTCGAATACACCTCGACTGCTATCATCTCGCCGTCAGTATAGTTCCAGTGCGTGTTGACCTCTTGCCAAGCCCAGAGTTTCCGCTCCCAGGCAGTGGGATCGTCCTCTCCAATGAAACCAGTCTTCTCGTCGTAAGAGTACGGAGACCATTCCAGCGTCTGGGTCGTGAGATGGAGATGCGGATCATCAGACCAGAGGGTTTTCAACATGTGGTAGGAACCTCGTGGGAAACCAGCAGTGTCGAGTAAACCACTTTCGTTGGCACGGACCGGCCAGCGGTTATCTACCTCGCCCAGGTAGTCGATTCCGGTCCAAAGAAAGGTACCGGCGACAAAAGGTCGCTCGGCAACAGCCTTCCACTCATGCCACTGAGGTAGGTTTTCGGTTCCCATCAACGGGAGGCGGGGGTAGTTCTTGTGACCGTAGTCGTACATCACCCTCCGGTAGCTAAATCCAATTACATCGAGAGCGTCTGCGTAGCCGGACAGGTAGCTGGAGGAAGGAAGGATACAATTCGCTATTACCGGACGCGAGGTATCGAGCTCTTTCGTCCATTTTGAGAGTTTCTGCGCTGTTCTACCGATGCCGTGTTCGCCATTGGGAAGGGTTTCAAGCAACCGCCTGATTTCCTCTGGCGAATTCGGCGGCTGATCCCAGAAGTAATTTCCGCTCCAATCGACATGGAAGAAACCAGTCGCTTCCGCGTTGCGCGGATAGGTCCACTCGATCTCGTTTCCAATGCTCCACTGGAAAATCGAGGGGTGGTTCCGATGCGAGCGAATCGTATCCTTCAAATCCCGTTCAGCCCACTCTTCAAAATGCTCTGCATAACCCCTCGAAATGTAGTCCGAGTGCCTATCATTCATGTTCAGACGTTTGTCCTTCGGGTTGTCCCACTCATCAAAGAACTCGTCCTGAACGAGGAGTCCGATCTCATCACAGAGACTGAGAAAATCAGAGGAAGCCGGATTGTGCGCAATCCGGACCGCATTGCATCCCGCTTCCTTCAGTGTTTCGAGTCGACGCCGCCAGACATCATCCGGCACAGCTGCACCAACACAGCCGGCATCGTGATGCAGGCAGACACCCTTAACCTTGGTGTTCTTCCCGTTCAGGAAAAAGCCCTTGTCGGCATCGAAATGAATCGTGCGGATACCGAATCGAGTGACGTAGGTATCCAAAAGTTCACTACGCATCCAGACTCGGGTCACCGCTTGGTAAAGCTGTGGCGTAGTCAATTCCCAGAACTCGGGATCCAAAACTTCCGCAATCTGTGTGACCTTGTCCAAGGCGGCGCTCTCTACCTTGGCGACGGTCTCGCCGGTCGGATCAACGATTTCTGTTTCCACTGTGACTTCGTCCAGAGGACCAGCGATCTCGACTTCGATCCGGACGGTCGCACGATCCCTCGAAACTTCCGGAGTAGTCACAAAGGTGCCCCAGACGGGAACGTGGGTCTCCGATGTTCCAATTAGCTCGGCGCGTCGGTAGATTCCGGAGCCGGTATACCAGCGGCTGTCACAGTAACGGCTACGATCGACCCGGACAGAAACGACATTCTCGCCATCAACAATCCAATCCGTGATATCGAAGTAAAACGGCGAATAGCCATAGGGGTGGTCACCCAGTTTTTTCCCGTTCAGATAAACTGTCGAGTGATTGTAGATGCCATCGAAGTGAAGGTACGTCCGCTCCGTACCCAGGGGACGAAACTTCTTTCGATACCAGCCGATTCCACCGGGTAGGTAGGCCGTCGCGCCTTCCAGACCTTCGTCAAAAGAGGATTCGACGCTCCAGTCATGGGGGATATGAACCGATCGCCAATCACCATCGTCAAAGACCGGTGCTTCGGCACCCTCCATATCGCCAAGAAGAAACCGCCAGCCTTCAGTAAGCGGAACGGTTTGGCGCGGTGTTGAATCGACTCTCATTAAATTTTCCAACGGTTTCGGTCTTTTTCCAATTTTGTTGAGCAAACTGAGTTCAATAGGGGTCACGTGGCCGCACCTTGACCACCTCGGCGTAGTCGACGATTTCCTGATCGGACTCCCGTTGCCGGGCGATCTTTGCAAGCTGCTCGACGAGCTCGGGGTTTTGCCTTGCCAGATTCTTCGACTCAGAAGGATCGTTTTCGAGGTCGTACAACTCGTGAACAATCCCGGGTTTAGCAATCGTCTGTAAATACCAACCGGGCTCGATCAGAAGCTTCCACCGGCCTTTGTAAATGACACTCTGTTGTCCCTTGTCGTTAAAATAAAGCACTTCATGCGGCGCAATGGACTCGCCCTTGAGGACAGAGACCACACTACGCCCGTCCATCGGCGCAAGTTCGTTACCACGGAACTCTGTGGGATAATCGGCATCAATGATGTCCAGTATCGTGGGCATCCAATCACCGACCCACACTTGCTCATTAGAAATCGTGCCGGGAGCGATGCGACCCCTCCAGTAGGCAATGCAGTGAGACTTCAGTCCGCCCTCCCAGACCAAAGCTTTACTCCCCCGGTAGGGAGCGTTCATGAATTCATGGAGCTTGGAAACTGACCCATTGTCCGAAAAGTAAAGGATGAGCGTATTGTCCAGCTCGCCAGTGTCGACCAGCGCTTGCATCAAGCGAGCCACGTTCTGATCGATACCCTCCATCATCGCTGCATGCAACGCCAGCTGCCGACGGAAGGTGTCCTGATCCGGCGGAAGCCAGCTCGGCTTGTAGGCGCCATCGTCGGGGAAAAGACCCTCGGACTTCAAGCGCTCCACACGTTCGCGTTGGGCAGCCCGTAGGTCTTCGTATTTCGGAAGGTACTTCTGAACTAAAGATTCCGGCGCCTGCCAAGGACGGTGGGGAGCGCGATAGGCTACATAGAGGAAGAAAGGCGCATCTTCCTTAGAGGCATCCTCTATCATTTCGATGGCTCGGTCGGTGATCCCATCGGTGGCGTGGAAGACCGGTCCGCTTTTCCCGTGATTCTGGCTGTAGGGCGTGCCCGGCTCGGATGGATAAGTGTGAATCGTGTAGTCGCGGTCGTATTCGATCTCGGCCTTTTCATTGCCATCCACATACGGGTGCGGTTGGCCGGGTTTGAAAAAGAGATTATCCTGGGCTTTGAAAATACCAAAGTACTCATCAAACCCGCGCTGTTTCGGCAGAGCGAGGAAATCGGCCTCAATCTCTTCATCCGTCAACTCCCAGCCTTCGTGAGACTGCTTCCAGGCTTTTTGCAGTCCCTCCGAAAACTTCATCAGACTCCCTCCCAGGTGCCACTTGCCCACCATTGAGGTCTGGTAACCCTCGTCTCTCAGAAGCTCGGCAAGGGTCGGAAAATCGTACGACAGGCGGCCGCGCCTTGCTGGGAAAGGCATCTCACGTGACCAATCGCCCACCACACCGCCACCAAATCCCACTTTGGCTGACTCGAGTCCGGTCATCAGCGAGGCACGGGTCGGACTGCACCTTCCATTCGTGTAGAAGTTCGTCAGACGCATTCCATTCTCTGCGAGCCGATCCAGGTTCGGTGTCTCGATTTCTCCTCCGTAGGATCCCAGGTCCGAATAACCGGAATCGTCGGACAGGATAATGATGACATTCGGCCTCGTCTCACCAGAAACTCCGTTCACGATCAAAAGGAGACTCGCAAATAAGAAATAGGAACTCAAAGCGAGCGTGGGTTTACTCGTGCAATTCATCGGGGTTAAAAGTTTGTAGGAGAGAAACAGCGAGGAAAGCTCAGTTGCCTTCTGCAACGGCTTTCACTTGCTTGCGGAAGTCCTGAGGGGTCACTCCCATGACAGATTTAAAGAGTTTGGAAAAGTGAAAGCCGTCGCTACAGCCAAATTGAGAGGCTAGCTCTTCGTTCGAAAGACTGGTGCGCGTCATCAGGCGACCTGCCTGCCGCATCAACGCCGCCCTGCGATAGCGCATCGGAGACACATTGAACTGCTTGGTAAAGCCCTTGCGCCAGGTTTCGTAGCTGCAACCGCATTCGTTGGCCAGCAGTTCCCAGTCCGGCTGATCCTCGGGTGGCAGGGACTGCAGGTGCTGTCGGCTGGCAATCATGCGTTCTTCAAAGCTCCAATCCGCCCGGTCCGCAGCCGAGACGTGATTCAGCAGGAGGTGGATATCTGATAGCGTGACAACGGCTTCAAAGTGATTTCGTGGCCGGCTGTCGACGATCCGCTTCCAACGCGGCAACCACAGATCGACGCTCCCCAAGTGGAAGACCTGCCGCTGTTCAAGACCTGCACACTCCCGCCACGGATCGAAAGCGTCGCCATGGAAACAAGCGTAGATCTCCTTCCAGAACCCACCGGTCCGACAGCCGTATTGGTGAGTCAAGCCCGGCGGCACCACAATACAGTCCCCTGGTTTTACCTCCGTCTCAATGCCGTTCTCGTCCCGAAAAACACCCCCACCCTCAATGATCAGGGCAAGTGAGTAGAATTCGAGGCTCCGCATCTGCTTCAACCCCCAATCCTGATCCGTTACAAAGAAACCGGCATAGTTGAGGGCGCCGAGGGGTGTCGGAGTGTCGATCCAGTGGTAAATCTCGGGTTCTCGGGGCAAATCCATACCCCAAAACTTACATACCGACCACCTGTCGTCCACTACAAAAGTCTATATCCATTGATATTTCTGAGCCAGGAAGAACCACTTTCAACAAACCAAAAAAAAGCGCCCGCCACAGTGGGCGAGCGCCTGAGAAGATAAAATACGCTGGGAAACTACCTACGCCGCCGTGCAACTACGCAACCCATCGCAATCAAACCACCGAGGAATGCGAAGGAGTTTGCCTCCGGAATAGGAGTGGTGCTGAACTGAAGATCGTAGTTCCGAGCGACCATAGTCCCCGCTGCCCCTTGGACAGAATTGTTTAGCAAGATACTCGCAACGGGACCCGTGAAATCAATCGAGTCTTGGACAAATTGAAAAGTGTTTTCGGTAGTTGAAACATTAGCTGTTTGCGTCGTTTCACCAGCTCCAGTCACATCGACCGAACCGCTTGCCGGAATACCAGAACCCTTGCCGATGTTGATCGAGGTGAAACCATCGAAAACAATAATGTCACCGTTGTCAGTGGTCGTTCCAGAAACGCTAAGCATCGAGATAGTTATTCCCTCCAAGTTACCAAAACCAGCATCGATGCCTTGATTCATTGCGTTCGGCGACGCCCCAGAGCCATCAAACCTCATCGTGAACGACACGGTGTCGTTTGCAGTCGAGTCCCCATCTAGATCGAGACCCGAGTACCGGACGAAGTAGTCTAGGGGATTAGCCGCGGTATTCACGTTGGTAGGCGGGTCCTCGTTGATCAAAACCGTACCACCGCTTACCTGCGTTCCCGGGACTGCTGGGGTCCCTGTCCACGGGGTGCCAACATTCGCATCGTGACCGTACACGCCACCGGAGCGGAGATCAAGAGCGGAGATTGTGACGACAGCCGAGTGCGCTGTGGCGCTCACCATGAGGCCGGCAAGCGCGAGGGTTATTACATTACTTTTCATATGGGGCGATTGGGTTAGCGTTAAGAATCTTGCGATTGAACAAACTCAGTCTCTCCCAAAGATCTTTTCTGTCAATACCATTTTCAACAAATAATTACCCTACTAAAGTCCAGAAATACAGACCGAATAAGGACCTTACTTTTTTTTCCGGATTTTGTAACCAAAATCCCTAAAAAACAAGGTGCAAAGGATAATCGAACCCTTTCGAGTCATCCCTATTCGCCAACAAACAGCGGTTTTTGTGTAAGTTTTTCGGTTTTACCCTTATACCCAAAACTTACAAATCTTTTTCACCAACGATATTAGTGGGCAGAAGCACGATCATCCTTGACTATGTAATTTTTGGTATTTTTAACAACAGATCCTTGGTTTCCATCCCCCTTCCCCATCAACACTAGTTCCCAAAAAATTGGTAAGCATGCCCTCCCGTATCGAAATCGACTTAAGCGGTAACCACTGGAAGATGCAGGGCATTCGCCCTGGCCAGGGGATCATCGAAGGTTTTCATGAGCTTGCCTCCGAGTATCAGGGCACTTTTTACAACTGGAACCAGGGCTGCGTTCCCGGCGATGTCTACACCGACCTCCAACGGGCAGGCGCCATCGACGATCCCTACTTCGGGCGAAACTTCATTCGCGCCAAATGGGCCATGGAGCTTGAGTGGTGGTACATTACGAAATTCGAAACGCCAGAGGAGATGCGCGGCAAACGGATCAGCCTTGTGTTTGAGGGCGTCGACTACAGCTGCGACGCCTGGGTCAACGGCACGCACCTCGGGAGCCACGAGGGCATGTTTTCTCACTTTGATTTTGATATCAGCCCTCTCGTTCGATTCGAAAAGTGGGCCGAAGGCTGCAACATCCTCATGCTTAAACTAGACCCGCCGCCGCGAAACCATCGCCGTGTTATGGGGAGGAAGTTCGTCTTCGGCGGCGACTACATGCCCGATGTCATCCCGATGGGCATCTGGCAACCCGTTAGAGTCCGTGCCACCGGTGCTCACCGGATCGAAAAGACCCGTATTGAGTCCACCATCGATGGCAAGGACGCGGTGGTCTCAATCGATGTCGAAATCAGCAGTAAAATGGACGCACCCGTTCTCGGAACCTTGGACCTCTCCGTTAAGGGAGAAAATTTCCGCTCAAGACCGATAGTCATCCGACAAAAAGCCCAGCTCGCCCCGGGAAAAAACGTGGTGCGTGTCGAAGTCCCGGTGCGCAACGCCAAGCTCTGGTGGCCCATGGGTATGGGCGAGCAAAGGCTCTACGAGGTCGAAATCGGGCTCAAGACCGGTAGAACCGAACAAGACAGCTACCGCGAGGTCTTTGGAATAAGAGAGGTCGAGATGACCCGAAACCCCGGCTTTTCGAAGGACGAGGTCGAGTACGACTGGACGTTCAACATCAACGGCAAACCGATGTTTCTGCGCTCCGCTTGCTGGAGTGGTCCCCCCTCGATGCTCTACGGTCGAAACCGCAACGAGAAGTACGATGCACTACTGAAGATGGTCAGGGAGGCGAATATCAACAACCTCCGCATCTTCGGCTGGCACCCGCCGGAGGTCCCCTACTTCTATGAGCTCTGCGACCGGCTCGGGATCACCGTCTGGACCAATTTCTGTTTCGCGACACAGGCCTACAAGGCAGATCCCGAGGTTTTCCATCCGGCGGTAGCCGAGTGCGTGCAAATCGTCGAGCAACGCCGCAACCACCCCAGCGCAATCATGTTCATGGGCGGAGAAGAGGTCTTTTTCTCCAACGCCCACGTGGAGAGCGACAACAAGTTCATCATGGAATCGATCGGCGAAGCCGTGCGAAAGGTGACCAACATCCCTTACGGAATCGCTTCTCCGATGAGTGAAACCTTCGGACGCAAGCTCGGTTTCAAGCCAAAGGAGTCCACACATGCGAACGAGCACTACTATGGAGCGGGCGACGTGCTGATGGAAGAGTATTATCCAAAGCTCGATTTCTGTGTAGTCCCCGAACTCACAGCCGCATCCGCACCCTCGATCAAAAGCCTGAAAAAATTCATCCCGGAAAACGAGCTTTGGCCCATGGGACCGAGCTGGGGCTACCACTGGGCCGACATCGACATCCTCAAAACACTGAACGTCGAAGTCTTTGGGGAGCCCCGAACAGATTCCCTCGAAGACTTCGTTGAAGCCACCCAAACCGCACACGGCATCATCGCACAGTTTGCACTGGAACATTTCCGCCGACGCAAGCCACGGGTGAGCTGTGTCTCGCTTTGCCACTTCATCACCCACATGCCCGACATCAAATGGGGCATCGTTGACTACTACGGCGAGAAGAAGCTCTGTTTCGACTACGTGAAACGCGCCTATCAGCCCTTGCTGCCGAGTTTGGAATACACCAAACGGCGCTGGAATCCGGGAAGTCTATTTGATGCTGGGCTTTGGGTCGTCAACGACCATCACAAGGATCTGAAGGACCTCAATTTACAATGGAGAGTAATCCATTCCAATGGCAAGGTGCAGCAGGGAGACCGTATCGAAATCGAAGTCGAGGCGAACAGCTCCAAGGAGTTTGGCCGAGTCAACTGGAAGGTCGAAGGCAAGGACAGCTCGACGTTTCGTGTGGAATTACAAATCGTTGATCGCAACGGAGATATTCTTGCGGAAAACTGGCACACTCTCACCATCGGTGACCAGTTAAAAGCCAAGAAACACTGTGCTGAAATGCACAGGGAAATCGCCGCCTCAGCAAATTCCTACGGCAAGAGCTACTACCGTTACTTCCCAGAACTCTGGAACTTTGAATAACCCTTTAAAACAAACGTATCATGAGCGAAACCGCTAAAACCCCTTCTTACAAACTCTTCATCAACGGCCAGTGGGTCGAGTCCGCATCGGGTGAAACCGTAAAGGTGATCAACCCATCCGACGAATCCGTCGCCGGTATCGTCCAAAACGGTAATGAAGACGACGCTCAGGCCGCGCTGGAGGCAGCAAAAGCCGC encodes:
- a CDS encoding glycoside hydrolase family 2 TIM barrel-domain containing protein; this encodes MRVDSTPRQTVPLTEGWRFLLGDMEGAEAPVFDDGDWRSVHIPHDWSVESSFDEGLEGATAYLPGGIGWYRKKFRPLGTERTYLHFDGIYNHSTVYLNGKKLGDHPYGYSPFYFDITDWIVDGENVVSVRVDRSRYCDSRWYTGSGIYRRAELIGTSETHVPVWGTFVTTPEVSRDRATVRIEVEIAGPLDEVTVETEIVDPTGETVAKVESAALDKVTQIAEVLDPEFWELTTPQLYQAVTRVWMRSELLDTYVTRFGIRTIHFDADKGFFLNGKNTKVKGVCLHHDAGCVGAAVPDDVWRRRLETLKEAGCNAVRIAHNPASSDFLSLCDEIGLLVQDEFFDEWDNPKDKRLNMNDRHSDYISRGYAEHFEEWAERDLKDTIRSHRNHPSIFQWSIGNEIEWTYPRNAEATGFFHVDWSGNYFWDQPPNSPEEIRRLLETLPNGEHGIGRTAQKLSKWTKELDTSRPVIANCILPSSSYLSGYADALDVIGFSYRRVMYDYGHKNYPRLPLMGTENLPQWHEWKAVAERPFVAGTFLWTGIDYLGEVDNRWPVRANESGLLDTAGFPRGSYHMLKTLWSDDPHLHLTTQTLEWSPYSYDEKTGFIGEDDPTAWERKLWAWQEVNTHWNYTDGEMIAVEVYSNSDDVELFLNGQSLGSKKLSDFPDRIFKWAVPFEAGKLEARAAAASDAIETSGSPVGIELMRDGVHVIAQLVDEEGRPVKSEEREVRFSVSGVARILGVDNGSICSTQDFQSDRLTTSQGRCLLVLSDSSSGEVFAHSPEIESAQIELEAYAALS
- a CDS encoding sulfatase-like hydrolase/transferase, with translation MNCTSKPTLALSSYFLFASLLLIVNGVSGETRPNVIIILSDDSGYSDLGSYGGEIETPNLDRLAENGMRLTNFYTNGRCSPTRASLMTGLESAKVGFGGGVVGDWSREMPFPARRGRLSYDFPTLAELLRDEGYQTSMVGKWHLGGSLMKFSEGLQKAWKQSHEGWELTDEEIEADFLALPKQRGFDEYFGIFKAQDNLFFKPGQPHPYVDGNEKAEIEYDRDYTIHTYPSEPGTPYSQNHGKSGPVFHATDGITDRAIEMIEDASKEDAPFFLYVAYRAPHRPWQAPESLVQKYLPKYEDLRAAQRERVERLKSEGLFPDDGAYKPSWLPPDQDTFRRQLALHAAMMEGIDQNVARLMQALVDTGELDNTLILYFSDNGSVSKLHEFMNAPYRGSKALVWEGGLKSHCIAYWRGRIAPGTISNEQVWVGDWMPTILDIIDADYPTEFRGNELAPMDGRSVVSVLKGESIAPHEVLYFNDKGQQSVIYKGRWKLLIEPGWYLQTIAKPGIVHELYDLENDPSESKNLARQNPELVEQLAKIARQRESDQEIVDYAEVVKVRPRDPY
- a CDS encoding AraC family transcriptional regulator — its product is MDLPREPEIYHWIDTPTPLGALNYAGFFVTDQDWGLKQMRSLEFYSLALIIEGGGVFRDENGIETEVKPGDCIVVPPGLTHQYGCRTGGFWKEIYACFHGDAFDPWRECAGLEQRQVFHLGSVDLWLPRWKRIVDSRPRNHFEAVVTLSDIHLLLNHVSAADRADWSFEERMIASRQHLQSLPPEDQPDWELLANECGCSYETWRKGFTKQFNVSPMRYRRAALMRQAGRLMTRTSLSNEELASQFGCSDGFHFSKLFKSVMGVTPQDFRKQVKAVAEGN
- a CDS encoding sugar-binding domain-containing protein gives rise to the protein MPSRIEIDLSGNHWKMQGIRPGQGIIEGFHELASEYQGTFYNWNQGCVPGDVYTDLQRAGAIDDPYFGRNFIRAKWAMELEWWYITKFETPEEMRGKRISLVFEGVDYSCDAWVNGTHLGSHEGMFSHFDFDISPLVRFEKWAEGCNILMLKLDPPPRNHRRVMGRKFVFGGDYMPDVIPMGIWQPVRVRATGAHRIEKTRIESTIDGKDAVVSIDVEISSKMDAPVLGTLDLSVKGENFRSRPIVIRQKAQLAPGKNVVRVEVPVRNAKLWWPMGMGEQRLYEVEIGLKTGRTEQDSYREVFGIREVEMTRNPGFSKDEVEYDWTFNINGKPMFLRSACWSGPPSMLYGRNRNEKYDALLKMVREANINNLRIFGWHPPEVPYFYELCDRLGITVWTNFCFATQAYKADPEVFHPAVAECVQIVEQRRNHPSAIMFMGGEEVFFSNAHVESDNKFIMESIGEAVRKVTNIPYGIASPMSETFGRKLGFKPKESTHANEHYYGAGDVLMEEYYPKLDFCVVPELTAASAPSIKSLKKFIPENELWPMGPSWGYHWADIDILKTLNVEVFGEPRTDSLEDFVEATQTAHGIIAQFALEHFRRRKPRVSCVSLCHFITHMPDIKWGIVDYYGEKKLCFDYVKRAYQPLLPSLEYTKRRWNPGSLFDAGLWVVNDHHKDLKDLNLQWRVIHSNGKVQQGDRIEIEVEANSSKEFGRVNWKVEGKDSSTFRVELQIVDRNGDILAENWHTLTIGDQLKAKKHCAEMHREIAASANSYGKSYYRYFPELWNFE